A genomic region of Rhodanobacter sp. contains the following coding sequences:
- a CDS encoding helix-turn-helix domain-containing protein — MRPLFHPAIDDVTVEGILHALSDPVRASIYARLAGLDCAATCTALQQAGERTIPKSSLSQHFRVLREAGLVRSERAGVEMHNTTRCGEIEQRFPGLIPAILHAHKVQAAGASAPPARVRRAGTVAVKKKAKAR, encoded by the coding sequence ATGCGACCGCTGTTCCACCCCGCTATTGACGACGTCACCGTGGAGGGCATCCTCCACGCGCTGTCCGATCCCGTGCGCGCGTCGATCTACGCCAGGCTGGCAGGGCTGGACTGCGCCGCGACCTGCACGGCCCTGCAGCAGGCCGGCGAACGCACCATCCCCAAATCCTCGCTGTCGCAGCACTTCCGCGTGCTGCGCGAGGCCGGCCTGGTGCGCAGCGAGCGCGCCGGCGTGGAAATGCACAACACCACGCGTTGCGGGGAAATCGAGCAGCGTTTTCCCGGGCTGATTCCCGCCATCCTGCATGCACACAAGGTGCAGGCAGCGGGCGCGTCAGCGCCTCCCGCACGCGTGCGCAGGGCCGGAACGGTTGCGGTCAAAAAGAAGGCGAAGGCCCGCTGA
- a CDS encoding glucose 1-dehydrogenase: protein MSKLQGKTALVTGASKGIGAAIAKALAAEGAAVAVNYASSKAGADAVVAEITKAGGKAFAVQGNVADAAEAQAIVAQTMERFGGLDILVNNSGVYEFAPIEAITEEHYRKQFDVNVLGLLLTTQAAAKHLGQGGSIINIGSLVSRITPPASAVYTATKSAVEGITGALARELGSRGIRVNALNPGIVETEGTHTAGFIGSDFANHAVTQTPLGRIGQPQDIASIAVFLASDDAGWLTGEKLYASGGMR from the coding sequence ATGAGCAAGCTGCAAGGCAAGACCGCCCTCGTCACGGGCGCATCCAAGGGCATCGGCGCCGCCATCGCCAAGGCGCTCGCCGCCGAGGGCGCCGCCGTCGCCGTCAACTACGCTTCCAGCAAGGCCGGCGCCGACGCCGTGGTGGCCGAGATCACCAAGGCCGGCGGCAAGGCGTTCGCCGTGCAGGGCAACGTGGCCGATGCGGCCGAAGCACAGGCCATCGTCGCGCAGACGATGGAGCGCTTCGGCGGTCTCGACATCCTGGTCAACAACTCCGGCGTCTACGAGTTCGCGCCGATCGAGGCGATCACCGAAGAGCACTACCGCAAGCAGTTCGACGTCAACGTGCTCGGCCTGCTGCTGACCACGCAGGCGGCGGCCAAGCACCTCGGCCAGGGCGGCAGCATCATCAACATCGGCTCGCTGGTCAGCCGCATCACCCCGCCCGCCTCGGCGGTGTACACGGCCACCAAGTCCGCGGTGGAAGGCATCACCGGTGCACTGGCACGCGAGCTGGGCTCGCGCGGCATCCGCGTCAACGCGCTGAATCCGGGCATCGTGGAAACCGAAGGCACCCACACTGCCGGCTTCATCGGCTCGGATTTCGCAAACCATGCCGTGACACAGACGCCGCTGGGCCGCATCGGCCAGCCGCAGGACATCGCTTCGATCGCGGTCTTCCTGGCCTCCGACGACGCCGGCTGGCTGACCGGCGAAAAGCTCTACGCCAGCGGCGGCATGCGCTGA
- a CDS encoding coniferyl aldehyde dehydrogenase yields the protein MSDLETPLNRLRNAQARDPLPAWPVRAERLRALERLLQANRAQIAAAIHADFGHRPTEETELLEIFPSLSAVRHALRRGKRWMRSKRRFADLLFLPARTELRPQPLGVVGIIVPWNYPLYLAAGPLVDALAAGNRAMLKMSEFTPRFSALFAELVAKYFRNDEVLVVNGDATVGQAFAALPFDHLLFTGSTAVGHHVMRAAAANLTPVTLELGGKSPALVGPGARLEHAAERIVFGKLVNAGQTCIAPDYVLLPRARMAAFVEAARAAAARLYPDLARNPQYASIATDRHYARLSALRDDAKAAGAIVEPLSEAAPDAGRRLLPPVLLTDVHDGMAVMQEEIFGPLLPLVPYDTLDEAIAFVRARAHPLALYLFETEQALIDRVLARTHAGGVTVNDTLYHIAQHGLPFGGVGASGMGGYHGEAGFRSFSHLKPVFRQARWNGAGLLNPPYGSRFRRMLGVMLRRG from the coding sequence ATGTCCGATCTCGAAACCCCACTGAACCGCCTGCGCAATGCGCAGGCACGCGACCCGTTGCCGGCCTGGCCGGTGCGCGCCGAGCGCCTGCGCGCGCTGGAACGTCTGCTGCAGGCGAACCGTGCGCAAATCGCCGCCGCGATCCACGCCGACTTTGGCCACCGACCGACGGAAGAAACCGAGCTGCTGGAAATCTTCCCCAGCCTCTCGGCGGTGCGCCACGCGTTGCGCCGCGGCAAGCGCTGGATGCGCTCCAAGCGCCGCTTCGCCGACCTGCTGTTCCTGCCTGCACGCACCGAACTGCGCCCGCAGCCGCTGGGCGTGGTCGGCATCATCGTGCCGTGGAACTACCCGCTCTACCTTGCGGCCGGCCCGCTGGTGGATGCGCTGGCCGCCGGCAACCGCGCGATGCTGAAGATGAGCGAGTTCACGCCACGCTTCTCCGCCCTGTTCGCCGAGCTTGTCGCCAAATACTTCCGCAACGACGAAGTGCTGGTGGTGAACGGCGACGCCACCGTCGGCCAGGCCTTCGCCGCATTGCCGTTCGACCACCTGCTGTTCACCGGCTCCACCGCGGTCGGCCACCACGTGATGCGTGCGGCCGCGGCCAACCTGACGCCGGTGACGCTGGAACTGGGCGGCAAGTCGCCCGCCCTGGTCGGCCCCGGCGCACGACTGGAACACGCCGCCGAGCGCATCGTGTTCGGCAAACTGGTCAACGCCGGGCAGACCTGCATCGCCCCCGACTACGTGCTGCTGCCGCGCGCGCGCATGGCCGCCTTCGTCGAAGCCGCACGCGCGGCAGCGGCACGCCTGTATCCCGACCTCGCGCGCAACCCGCAATACGCCAGCATCGCCACCGACCGCCACTACGCGCGGCTGTCCGCGCTGCGCGACGACGCGAAGGCCGCCGGCGCCATCGTCGAACCCTTGAGCGAGGCCGCACCCGATGCCGGACGCCGCCTGCTGCCACCGGTGCTATTGACCGACGTGCACGACGGCATGGCGGTAATGCAGGAGGAAATCTTCGGCCCGCTGCTGCCGCTGGTGCCTTACGACACGCTGGACGAGGCCATCGCCTTCGTCCGCGCGCGCGCGCATCCGCTCGCGCTGTACCTGTTCGAGACGGAGCAGGCGCTGATCGACCGCGTGCTCGCGCGCACCCATGCCGGCGGCGTCACCGTCAACGACACGCTGTACCACATCGCACAGCACGGCCTCCCGTTCGGCGGCGTGGGCGCCTCGGGCATGGGCGGCTACCACGGCGAGGCCGGCTTCCGCAGCTTCTCGCACCTGAAACCCGTGTTTCGCCAGGCGCGCTGGAACGGCGCGGGACTGCTCAATCCGCCCTACGGCTCGCGCTTCCGACGGATGCTGGGAGTGATGCTGCGACGCGGGTGA
- a CDS encoding outer membrane protein transport protein: MHKSNRSLSNASRPLALGALSVAVAVALVAPGMAHASAFQLHENSAQGMGRAYAGSTTAGNDVSVVANNPAAMSDLDGTYMQADITAINFSAKFSGSAHDVTGQPISGGNGGDAGTTLPVPAFAVSTKVSDRVNLGLALGVPFGFQTEYDSNWMGRYDAIKTSLKSYDSTFSASFKINDEWSIGASAIAERTDADLTNAINFNAVGLGIQQGIGEQTQAAVAQIQAAAAAGQIPPAQAAAMIQAAAAQGQAAAAGVAAVTPPGVDGMAEVKGQNWAWGWQIGTYWKPTANDRVALDYRSRITHDIDGTANFSTTPGYDLLLANPQLSGSIPPFQHTAGKARLTNPAVATLSYWHQEEKFGLGADVSWTQWSVMRDLTLVYANPQQPTTVLPFNWRNTYYVAVGGEYYATSKLTLRAGVSVDQAPMNAVNRDPRVPDAARRMVAFGIGYQASKNFAINASYAHIFVSHAGVDGSVSATADVLTGSFDDYGNLLSLSAQYKF, translated from the coding sequence ATGCACAAGTCCAACCGTTCCCTCTCGAACGCCTCCCGTCCACTGGCGCTCGGCGCGCTCAGCGTGGCCGTTGCGGTCGCTCTGGTTGCGCCGGGCATGGCCCACGCCAGCGCCTTCCAGCTGCACGAGAACAGTGCGCAGGGCATGGGGCGTGCGTATGCGGGTTCCACCACGGCCGGCAACGACGTGTCGGTGGTGGCGAACAACCCGGCGGCGATGAGCGACCTCGACGGCACCTACATGCAGGCCGACATCACCGCGATCAATTTCAGCGCCAAGTTCAGCGGCAGCGCCCATGACGTGACCGGCCAGCCGATCAGCGGCGGCAACGGCGGCGATGCGGGCACCACCCTGCCGGTGCCGGCGTTTGCCGTTTCCACCAAGGTGAGCGACCGCGTGAACCTGGGCCTGGCGCTCGGCGTGCCGTTCGGTTTCCAGACCGAGTACGACAGCAACTGGATGGGCCGCTACGACGCCATCAAGACCTCGCTGAAGTCCTACGACAGCACGTTCTCGGCTTCGTTCAAGATCAACGACGAGTGGAGCATCGGCGCCAGCGCCATCGCCGAGCGCACCGATGCCGACCTAACCAATGCCATCAACTTCAATGCCGTCGGCCTGGGCATCCAGCAGGGCATCGGCGAGCAGACGCAGGCGGCCGTGGCGCAGATCCAGGCGGCTGCGGCTGCCGGCCAGATCCCGCCGGCGCAGGCGGCCGCGATGATCCAGGCGGCGGCGGCCCAAGGCCAGGCCGCTGCGGCCGGCGTGGCCGCGGTGACCCCGCCGGGCGTGGATGGCATGGCCGAGGTCAAGGGCCAGAACTGGGCCTGGGGCTGGCAGATCGGCACGTACTGGAAGCCCACCGCGAACGATCGCGTGGCGCTGGACTACCGCTCGCGCATCACCCACGACATCGACGGTACCGCCAACTTCAGCACCACCCCGGGCTACGACCTGTTGCTGGCGAACCCGCAGTTGTCGGGTAGCATTCCGCCGTTCCAGCACACCGCGGGTAAGGCGCGCCTCACCAATCCGGCCGTCGCCACCCTGAGCTACTGGCATCAGGAAGAGAAGTTCGGCCTCGGTGCGGACGTGTCGTGGACGCAGTGGAGCGTGATGCGTGACCTCACCCTGGTCTACGCGAACCCGCAGCAGCCCACCACGGTGCTGCCGTTCAACTGGCGCAATACCTACTACGTGGCCGTCGGCGGCGAGTACTACGCCACCAGCAAGCTGACCCTGCGCGCCGGCGTGTCCGTCGACCAGGCGCCGATGAACGCCGTCAACCGCGACCCGCGCGTGCCCGACGCCGCCCGCCGCATGGTCGCCTTCGGCATCGGCTACCAGGCCAGCAAGAACTTCGCGATCAACGCCTCGTATGCCCACATCTTCGTCAGCCATGCCGGCGTGGACGGTTCGGTCAGCGCCACGGCCGACGTACTCACCGGCAGCTTCGACGACTACGGCAACCTGCTCAGCCTGTCGGCGCAGTACAAGTTCTGA
- a CDS encoding YcgL domain-containing protein, translated as MQCFVYASRRKPDTYLWLAERDGFDALPGSLRSMLGELRFAMELQLDAQRRLPREDAAQVLAHLREQGWHLQLPPEGALAGTNHPAYGAALRDAPGD; from the coding sequence ATGCAGTGCTTCGTCTACGCCAGCCGCCGCAAGCCGGACACCTACCTCTGGCTGGCCGAGCGCGATGGCTTCGACGCGCTGCCCGGATCGCTGCGCAGCATGCTGGGCGAACTGCGCTTCGCGATGGAACTGCAGCTCGATGCGCAGCGCCGCCTGCCGCGCGAGGACGCTGCGCAAGTGCTCGCGCACCTGCGCGAGCAAGGCTGGCACCTGCAATTGCCGCCGGAAGGCGCCTTGGCCGGCACCAACCATCCCGCCTATGGCGCCGCCTTGCGCGACGCGCCGGGCGATTGA
- a CDS encoding ankyrin repeat domain-containing protein, protein MTQAKSRRRPPFLQALAWFVPGLLAVALAGLVAHPLTLIPLLLANALTMAAVCHAIGFEPEPSFARTVLRRGAAHLVMLTVYAVIVFALVAWPMLSLSQSHSLPATLALVATLVLALAVLWRPWPAFGLVFVWDDAYPARHDGSWIFTATLRSLMFGRHLAREERFFSHFLPAALALLTMTWCAIALSGLYGMLPSEIRTAALALYGVLVLPLGCLIAANRTLRALLCAQHDRHRQRAERAADLAAAPVASMPLTEQERTAGTPEQAAALLAATRDGDIERALELVEAGADPATVPLPGDRDQRPVLTLAALLPDTRLLRALIAAGADVNRASGGLTALLAATRDSLHGRAEAVMTLLANGADPLAADAEGRTALHGAVLCEEPMVAAMLLDAGAPINALDQAGASPLAVACRAANWTLAKFLLEHGAKPAPAGGEPALVAAAGIADDDPAGVKLLLKHRAPVNAVDANRRSALIAAAAEGHEQIARTLCAAGADATLADQRGSTALMEAARAGAVGIVQRLAEAQPDARARDSHGRDALTLACQSPRAHADTVRALLALGAEPKAAGNDGRSALDHAAAAGRWDLVSLLDPETPLPASLGQAALSSGADTPSHLLDALRFGHWAIVSGFTARAREWPQAQLAQLYLDLAQPGQSQARRWLLDHGLAAEARLAAQQPDDEHDDEIATGETATLPPLGRRLFDALLLQLPASTEAIEDLLQAGATPAGAGLLAQAVQRLGGSVQGAALPLALLERGADPFGPDARDRTPLHLAAANGQTELLRALLARGCNPNARDRDGRTPLFAALEGGEAALPAVRALIAHGADAESADANGETPLGLALEHPAIERWLNWDRWPRPRRPLRADDLPAAAQSGALTAVQRLLELGFAVDTVDAHGASALLHACGAGHRDIAASLLEAGADTALTAANGITPLAAAVAGGRESTVALLLEHRAEIDQRLPNQSTALMVAAAMGRPELVEALLAAGAEVDAVDAQGHSALHAAAQFGFEHNDSLRARRLLDVLLRRGATVNRADAEGKTALLLLLGASQRPGSECDPTHLGALVPVLLEAGADVAHADQRGVTALHACAMHALLAPARVLLSRGADRAAADAFGRTAADVARQLGYVDIAHELAVRSNAIPSVRQTLRQPAQPAE, encoded by the coding sequence ATGACCCAAGCCAAATCGCGCCGACGCCCCCCGTTCCTGCAGGCACTCGCCTGGTTCGTTCCCGGACTGCTTGCCGTGGCGCTGGCCGGTCTGGTGGCCCACCCGCTGACCCTGATCCCGCTGCTGCTGGCGAACGCGCTGACGATGGCCGCGGTGTGCCATGCGATCGGTTTCGAGCCCGAGCCCAGTTTCGCGCGCACCGTGCTGCGCCGCGGCGCCGCGCATCTGGTCATGCTTACCGTCTATGCGGTGATCGTGTTCGCGCTGGTGGCGTGGCCGATGTTGTCGCTCTCGCAATCGCACAGCCTGCCCGCCACGCTGGCGCTGGTCGCCACCCTGGTGCTGGCGCTGGCCGTGCTGTGGCGTCCCTGGCCCGCGTTCGGGCTGGTGTTCGTGTGGGACGACGCCTACCCGGCGCGCCACGATGGTTCGTGGATCTTCACCGCCACGCTGCGCAGCCTGATGTTCGGCCGGCACCTCGCGCGCGAGGAACGCTTCTTCAGCCATTTCCTGCCCGCCGCGCTGGCCCTGCTCACGATGACCTGGTGCGCCATCGCATTGAGCGGCCTGTACGGCATGCTGCCTTCGGAAATCCGCACCGCCGCGCTGGCGCTGTACGGTGTCCTAGTGTTGCCGCTGGGCTGCCTGATCGCCGCCAACCGCACGCTGCGCGCGCTGCTGTGCGCGCAACACGACCGCCATCGTCAGCGCGCCGAACGCGCCGCCGACCTGGCGGCCGCCCCGGTCGCATCCATGCCGCTGACCGAGCAGGAGCGCACCGCCGGCACGCCGGAACAGGCCGCCGCCCTGCTCGCCGCCACCCGCGACGGCGACATCGAACGCGCGCTCGAACTGGTCGAGGCCGGCGCCGACCCCGCTACCGTGCCGCTGCCGGGCGACCGCGACCAGCGCCCCGTGCTGACGCTCGCCGCACTGCTGCCGGACACCCGCCTGCTGCGCGCCCTGATCGCCGCCGGCGCGGACGTCAATCGCGCCAGCGGCGGACTCACCGCATTGCTGGCGGCTACCCGCGACAGCCTGCACGGCCGCGCCGAAGCGGTGATGACCCTGCTCGCCAACGGCGCGGATCCGCTCGCCGCCGATGCCGAAGGCCGCACTGCGCTGCACGGCGCGGTGCTCTGCGAAGAGCCGATGGTGGCGGCGATGCTGCTGGACGCCGGCGCACCGATCAATGCGCTGGACCAGGCCGGCGCCAGCCCGCTCGCCGTCGCCTGCCGCGCCGCCAACTGGACGCTCGCGAAGTTCCTGCTGGAACACGGCGCGAAGCCTGCTCCCGCCGGCGGCGAGCCGGCGCTGGTCGCCGCCGCCGGCATCGCCGACGACGACCCGGCCGGCGTCAAGCTGCTGCTCAAGCACCGCGCCCCTGTGAATGCGGTGGATGCGAACCGGCGCAGCGCGCTGATCGCCGCCGCCGCCGAGGGCCACGAACAGATCGCCCGCACGCTGTGCGCCGCCGGCGCCGACGCCACGCTGGCCGACCAGCGCGGCAGCACCGCGCTGATGGAGGCCGCGCGTGCCGGCGCGGTAGGCATCGTGCAACGGCTTGCCGAGGCCCAGCCCGATGCGCGCGCGCGCGACAGCCACGGCCGCGACGCGCTCACCCTCGCCTGCCAGTCGCCGCGCGCGCACGCCGACACCGTGCGCGCCCTGCTCGCGCTGGGCGCCGAACCGAAGGCCGCCGGCAACGACGGCCGCAGCGCACTCGACCACGCCGCCGCCGCCGGGCGTTGGGACCTGGTCTCCCTGCTCGATCCGGAAACGCCGTTGCCGGCCAGCCTCGGCCAGGCCGCGCTGTCCAGCGGCGCCGACACGCCCTCGCACCTGCTCGATGCGCTGCGCTTCGGCCACTGGGCCATCGTCTCCGGTTTCACCGCGCGGGCGCGCGAGTGGCCGCAGGCGCAGCTCGCCCAGCTCTATCTCGACCTCGCCCAGCCCGGCCAGAGCCAGGCCCGCCGCTGGTTGCTCGACCACGGCCTCGCCGCCGAAGCGCGCCTCGCCGCGCAGCAACCCGACGACGAGCACGACGACGAGATTGCCACCGGCGAAACCGCCACGCTGCCGCCGCTGGGCCGGCGCCTGTTCGATGCCTTGCTGCTGCAGCTGCCCGCTTCCACCGAAGCCATCGAAGACCTGCTGCAGGCCGGCGCCACACCGGCCGGCGCCGGCCTGCTCGCGCAGGCCGTGCAGCGGCTCGGCGGCTCCGTGCAGGGCGCGGCACTGCCGCTGGCGCTGCTGGAACGCGGCGCCGATCCGTTCGGCCCCGATGCGCGCGACCGCACGCCGCTGCACCTCGCCGCCGCGAACGGCCAGACCGAGCTGCTGCGCGCCCTGCTCGCGCGCGGCTGCAACCCGAATGCCCGCGACCGCGACGGCCGCACGCCGCTGTTCGCCGCCCTCGAAGGCGGCGAAGCCGCGCTACCGGCGGTGCGCGCGCTGATCGCCCACGGCGCCGATGCCGAGTCCGCCGACGCCAACGGCGAGACGCCCCTGGGCCTGGCGCTGGAGCATCCGGCGATCGAGCGCTGGCTGAACTGGGACCGCTGGCCGCGACCGCGCCGCCCGTTGCGCGCCGACGACCTTCCCGCAGCCGCCCAGTCCGGCGCGCTGACCGCCGTGCAGCGCCTGCTGGAGCTGGGTTTCGCCGTCGACACCGTCGACGCGCATGGCGCCAGTGCACTGCTGCACGCCTGCGGCGCGGGTCACCGCGACATCGCCGCCAGCCTGCTCGAGGCCGGTGCCGATACCGCACTGACCGCCGCCAACGGCATCACGCCGCTGGCCGCCGCCGTGGCCGGCGGCCGCGAAAGCACCGTGGCGCTGCTGCTGGAACACCGGGCCGAGATCGACCAGCGCCTGCCGAACCAGAGCACGGCGCTGATGGTCGCTGCGGCGATGGGGCGCCCGGAACTGGTCGAGGCGCTGCTCGCCGCGGGCGCCGAAGTCGACGCCGTGGACGCGCAAGGCCACAGCGCGCTGCACGCCGCTGCCCAATTCGGCTTCGAGCACAACGACAGCCTGCGCGCGCGCAGGCTGCTCGACGTGCTGCTGCGTCGCGGCGCCACCGTCAACCGCGCCGACGCCGAAGGCAAGACCGCGCTGCTGCTGCTGCTCGGCGCATCGCAGCGTCCGGGCAGCGAATGCGACCCCACCCACCTCGGCGCGCTCGTGCCGGTACTGCTCGAGGCCGGCGCCGACGTGGCGCACGCCGACCAGCGCGGCGTCACCGCGTTGCATGCCTGCGCCATGCACGCCCTGCTGGCGCCGGCACGGGTGCTGCTGTCACGCGGCGCCGACCGCGCCGCCGCCGACGCCTTCGGCCGCACCGCCGCCGACGTGGCCCGCCAGCTGGGCTACGTGGACATCGCCCACGAACTTGCCGTGCGCAGCAACGCCATCCCCAGCGTGCGGCAGACGCTGCGGCAACCGGCACAGCCGGCGGAGTGA
- the kefB gene encoding glutathione-regulated potassium-efflux system protein KefB — MDSHHFLQVAVVFLLATVVAVPLTKRFRLGAVLGYLLAGVAIGPQALRLVADNGGIAAISEFGVVLMLFVIGLELSPQRLWVMRRSVFGTGLLQVLGTSALFGVAAWWLLGFTPGAALVVGGSLALSSTAFGLQILGERKEVGTAYGRQAFAILLFQDLAAIPLIAAVPLLASTASRGFDLLGALRTAGVILAVVVGGRYLLRPAFRFVAKADAVEVSTATALLVVMGVALLMEATGLSVTLGAFLAGVLLADSEYRHELESNIEPFKGLLLGLFFISVGMAMDISLLLREPWLVLGLVAALLLLKGALLWPLGRIVGALERGDALRLAVLLACGGEFAFVVLKLADEKALISARQHNLLVLAITLSMALTPLLVAALAKLLGARKQRQPARDFDTIVAHSPRVILAGYGRMGQIVARILRAEGIPFVALDHSVEQMDLMRRFGRWNDIFYGDPARPELLRAAQADKAEVFVLASDDPESSLHVARVVRRMYPHLKIVARARNRQHLWRLMDLGIDEPVRETLYSSLKMAKQSLIALGMTPERAVDRVERFRRQDAELIKAQYLVYDDEAKLVQTTKEALAELDKLFEADNDPQAREARERDADKPLAEEK, encoded by the coding sequence GTGGACAGCCATCATTTCCTGCAGGTGGCCGTGGTGTTCCTGCTGGCCACGGTGGTCGCGGTGCCGCTGACCAAGCGCTTCAGGCTGGGCGCGGTGCTGGGTTATCTGCTGGCCGGCGTCGCCATCGGGCCGCAGGCGCTGCGGCTGGTGGCCGACAACGGCGGTATCGCGGCGATCTCCGAGTTCGGCGTGGTGCTGATGCTGTTCGTGATCGGCCTGGAGCTGTCGCCGCAGCGCTTGTGGGTGATGCGGCGCTCGGTGTTCGGCACCGGCCTGCTGCAGGTACTGGGCACCAGCGCGTTGTTTGGCGTGGCCGCCTGGTGGCTGCTGGGCTTCACGCCGGGCGCGGCGCTGGTCGTGGGCGGCAGCCTGGCGCTGTCGTCCACCGCGTTCGGCCTGCAGATACTCGGCGAGCGCAAGGAAGTCGGCACCGCCTACGGGCGGCAGGCGTTCGCGATCCTGCTGTTCCAGGATCTCGCGGCGATTCCGTTGATCGCGGCGGTGCCGCTGCTCGCCAGCACGGCCAGCCGCGGCTTCGACCTGCTCGGCGCGCTGCGCACGGCCGGCGTGATCCTGGCGGTGGTGGTGGGCGGCCGTTATCTGCTGCGGCCGGCGTTCCGTTTCGTGGCCAAGGCGGATGCGGTGGAGGTGTCCACGGCCACCGCGCTGCTGGTAGTGATGGGCGTGGCGCTGCTGATGGAGGCGACCGGGCTCTCGGTGACGCTGGGCGCCTTCCTCGCCGGCGTGCTGCTGGCCGACTCGGAATACCGCCACGAGCTGGAATCCAACATCGAACCGTTCAAGGGATTGCTGCTCGGCCTGTTCTTCATCAGCGTGGGCATGGCGATGGACATCTCCCTGCTGCTGCGCGAACCCTGGCTGGTGTTGGGGCTGGTGGCCGCGCTGCTGTTGCTGAAGGGGGCGCTGCTGTGGCCGCTGGGGCGCATCGTCGGCGCGCTGGAGCGCGGCGATGCGCTGCGCCTGGCGGTGCTGCTGGCCTGCGGCGGCGAGTTCGCCTTCGTGGTGCTCAAGCTCGCCGACGAAAAGGCCTTGATCAGCGCGCGCCAGCACAACCTGCTGGTGCTGGCGATCACCTTGTCGATGGCATTGACGCCCTTGCTGGTGGCGGCGCTGGCCAAGCTGCTGGGTGCGCGCAAGCAGCGGCAGCCGGCGCGCGATTTCGACACCATCGTGGCGCACTCGCCGCGCGTCATCCTTGCCGGCTACGGGCGCATGGGGCAGATCGTGGCGCGCATCCTGCGCGCGGAGGGCATCCCGTTCGTGGCGCTGGACCATTCGGTCGAGCAGATGGACCTGATGCGCCGCTTCGGCCGCTGGAACGACATCTTCTACGGCGATCCCGCGCGTCCCGAGCTGCTGCGCGCGGCGCAGGCGGACAAGGCCGAGGTGTTCGTGCTGGCCAGCGACGATCCGGAATCCAGCCTGCACGTCGCGCGGGTGGTCAGGCGCATGTACCCGCACCTCAAGATCGTGGCGCGCGCGCGCAACCGCCAGCACCTGTGGCGGCTGATGGATCTGGGCATCGACGAACCGGTCCGCGAGACGCTTTATTCCAGCCTGAAGATGGCCAAGCAGTCGCTGATCGCGCTGGGCATGACGCCGGAGCGCGCGGTCGACCGGGTGGAGCGCTTCCGCCGCCAGGACGCCGAACTGATCAAGGCGCAATACCTCGTCTACGACGACGAAGCCAAGCTGGTGCAGACCACCAAGGAAGCGCTGGCCGAGCTGGACAAGCTGTTCGAGGCCGACAACGACCCGCAGGCGCGCGAGGCGCGCGAGCGGGATGCGGACAAGCCGTTGGCCGAGGAAAAGTGA
- a CDS encoding SDR family oxidoreductase, protein MRLDKRRIVVTGAFGALGAAVVQAVLDAGAQVAAIDRVSVPASLEAAHGFGGVDLADPSEAKHAIDAAAETLGGIDALVNIAGAFRWETLANGDLDTWDLLYRINLRTAVAASKAVLPYLPDGRGRIVSIGANSALKAGAGVGAYTASKAGVMRLTEALAEELKPRGITVNALLPSIIDTPPNRADMPDADFDRWVKPGQLADVIVFLLSDAASAVTGALIPVTGRV, encoded by the coding sequence ATGCGCCTCGACAAACGACGTATCGTGGTGACGGGCGCCTTCGGCGCGCTGGGCGCGGCGGTGGTGCAGGCCGTGCTGGACGCGGGCGCGCAGGTGGCGGCGATCGACCGCGTGTCGGTGCCGGCAAGCCTGGAGGCGGCGCATGGCTTCGGCGGCGTGGATCTCGCCGACCCCAGCGAGGCGAAGCACGCGATCGACGCCGCCGCCGAAACGCTGGGCGGGATCGACGCGCTGGTGAACATCGCCGGCGCGTTCCGCTGGGAAACGCTGGCCAACGGCGACCTCGACACCTGGGATCTGCTCTATCGCATCAACCTGCGCACCGCGGTGGCGGCGAGCAAGGCCGTGCTGCCGTATCTGCCCGACGGCCGCGGACGCATCGTCAGCATCGGCGCGAACTCGGCGCTGAAGGCCGGCGCGGGCGTGGGTGCCTACACCGCGTCCAAGGCGGGCGTGATGCGCCTCACCGAAGCGTTGGCCGAGGAGCTCAAGCCGCGCGGCATCACCGTCAACGCGCTGCTGCCCAGCATCATCGACACGCCGCCGAACCGCGCCGACATGCCCGACGCGGACTTCGACCGCTGGGTGAAGCCCGGACAACTGGCGGACGTGATCGTGTTCCTGCTGTCGGATGCCGCCAGCGCGGTCACCGGTGCGCTGATCCCGGTCACCGGGCGGGTGTGA